The Sebastes fasciatus isolate fSebFas1 chromosome 22, fSebFas1.pri, whole genome shotgun sequence genome includes the window aatgttttctgttcTGAACAGATTGTAAATACTGCACATTAACTTTATACAATAACGTATTATCAGTATAGTGTTATTCCAGCACTGATATTCCCTCTTGCACTATTGTAGTAACCTTTATAAAGATAGTTTGTTGTCTAACTCTTGCCTGGACATCATAGCTATATGTTTGTTactagtttttatatatttgttaagTTTCATAGCATATATTTGTTAAGTTTCATATCTTTGTTTAACTGTATGTCCGTATCATTTGTCCTCAGCACTGTTTTTACTTATAATGAGAGATTGTATGTGTCCACACAGTTTGTCAATTAAGCTGATTCTGAAGTTAACAGGTACTTTCACCTCGTACAATTGCTTCTTGAATGTACTATTGTTATAAtgcactgaacaaaaaaaaattgtattcatCATTAATTACTGTGACAtaataaagtttaaagtttacctgagcagagaatgaagtcaccctcccctctgtgtgtgttataagcctcatgctttgttgacatagccgggctggctGCGTGTgtattttagtgcatgtttgtaatCTTTCCTAATTGCAGGAGTATGACgaagtattagggtcacattgaggggaaagAAAAGATTACAACGATAAAGTAactataatattatgactttattctcaaaatactacgactttttttcttgtaaacttctgactttattctcataatattacgacttttttctcataaatttatgaatttattctcataatattatgactttttttctcgtaaacttgactctattctcataatattatgactttctttctcttaaatttatgactttattctcataatattatgtgctttttctcgtaaacttatgactttattttcgtaatattatgactttattctcgaaatctcagattcatttttttcctcaatgtggccctaatactccgtcgtacaggAGGCTTTTTTGAATCCAGTCACTGATTTTATTTCCTCCTAACCTTATTTGTTGCTGCAGAAAGATTTTGCAATGTCATAAACACAGCAAGAACATGAGCTACTGAAACTGCTCATGAATGAGACAAGCCTCAGTTACGCTATGGACAAAAAATGACAGACCGCATGTCACATGAAAAGAAGAAGCACTGGTACTTTCCTACTCATATCACTTGTTGCATAACACCCGTGCTGCTCACCATATCCTGTAAACCAGTTCAACCACACAACACAGATCTGTCAAGCCGTTACAGTCATGCTCGATCCTCTTTATCCCTCAGACTATTAACTGATCCCAAAACATGAACTAAAACATGTCCAAACAAGATAGATGACAATGAGATCATAACACTGAACTCATGTTTGCACAGTGATGTTTCGATTTCTCTCTTACAGTGAGCAGCGCTTGAAGTGGTAAACAAATAAGTGCTAGTACTCTCTTTGTAGATGCTAAGCCAAGCTTTAAGCCACTGAGGTGTTGCACCGTGCTCATGTGATTAACGTTACCGGGTATAATTAAAGTCTGAAACACACTTTATGCTTGAACATTCCGTTCCTTTAATTTCCATGAAACTTATCTATTAACTTGAttcgtattatgagaataaaatcagaagttgacgagaaaaaaatttgcaatattctcatctttgttttatgtatattttgGGATCTTTATTTGCTATATTTACagcatttttttataatttctcaTTCATCAAAGAGATTTAAACCACAATATATGGAGCATTTTTTTGTACAGTTTAAACAAACCCTCTTTTTCATGACGTTTAAAGGCATTATGACCAAGTTAGATgtagaatatgattttaaatatattacagtatatataacaacaTGAACAGAGGCATATGAGGCTTATCTTAACCACTTAACTCAACAATGACATTCTGACTTTATGCTGAACTGATAAAAGAACTGGAACTGTCCTGTCATAGCAGCGCCATCTGCTGTGTTTTGTGATGTATTAAAAGCTTGCAGAGGTCACATGTTTTCTTTATAGTATTAAATGAAGAccacactttataataaccatcatttataaacgGTAAATTGAATAAAcctagttaatagttattttactgttagcaaacaatgaaataattaataatgtttactaattattagtaatgctatgttattttaacagtttatagttGCAGACATGTCAAGTATGTGTTAATGATTATGCAATTATTTGTAAACATTTAGGAAATTGTTTGTAAACCTTCTACTATGTCATACgtcatatttacattttgacgtttttttttgaaaaacaaatgaatcaacttagtcaggaaatgactcaaataaatattaaactaCATAGCTGCTAcattgaacattttaaaaggaaattatcatcacatttaattcatgatgtctaattatcttttgatatgtttagatatattttctttttttctgaactgttttttgtatgtatttcattgtttttattggattgttttccactgtattgttaggtttttctgcacaatttgtgtgcttgttgttgtttaacttttttttttttttttaaattatgttatgttaattaagtttagatctttcttccttttttgttattgtttttatttcttctggGGTTGGGGGGATGTCCTTTGTATAAgactgtggcttcttgacctctcctaacacatttcttgtttttttttcattgacttaattttgtgcagttttatgtatgtgaaaataaataaaataaaattacatgGCGGAGTAGCAGCGCGTTCATATActtttttgtttcaaaatgaaacatATTCCAGCAAAGCCAAAACTAATTTCAAATCCCATTTCAATGATCTCATGGTTAAGGTATTTTCATttgtagtagtatagtattttgatAGTAGTGTTTTAGCTTTTAAATTaagtttatttaaatttttaaaaatataccaCTAGAGGGAGCACGCATACCACAAGTGGTACATgtaccatagtttgagaaccactgcaactataatatgaactatactacaagtgaacttattgGTGTTGAACTACTTGCAGAGGCCATAAGGTGTGCAGATGAAATCTTCGGTGTGAGACTTGGTGGAACTATTCATAAACTAGCGCTCTATGCAGATGATGTTATTCTCTTCTTGACAAAGCCCGGAACTTCAATCCCCGCTTTCATGTAATTATAGAGGCTTTTGGCAGGTTTTCCGGCTATAGAATTAATTACGACAAATCTGAAGCCTTGCCGCTGGGAAACTTTAGGGACAGGAGTGATTTGGACAATTTCCCCTTTAAGTGGTCGAACTTAATGGTGTACTCTTAGTTcaatagttatatacttgtagccactttttagtttatgaacgTACACTTTAAAGCATACTCTCACTAGTTTAATAATTTTTAATGCAAGTATCCTTTTTATAAATTTtctttaagtgaacttatagtacttagccataTATACTTTTCTAtaaacttttcagtataagccaagtacacttgGACGTTTCTGTATACTTTCAAAGCACACttaagacttttctgtatacttgtcgatGTAAGCCAAGTGTACTTTTGTTAAgtgtatctctgataagtaaATACAAAGCAAACTGAAATCAAGAGGTGCAATATGTATAACCACACTGTTATAATAGATAGATTTGACCAACTTGTTTCAATGCTTGAGGCTTTTATTGTTGCATAAAGAAAGAATAGTTCATTCTGCAGAATATATGTGAAGTTGTGCTTAAAGCATTCTTTTCATAACACATCCAGTGAGCTCTTATTAAAAGGCACAAGGCCTCCGAGTCACTCCAGCTCTTATCTATGTCGCCTGTCACTTCGTTCCTTATGTAGCGTTACAGCGATAGAAGAGAAAAATACAGATATGAAAGGTAAATTAAACCCGTCAGCTCATATGTGAGATGGATGGTGTGAAGACGGATGTATTTGAAAGCAGCACACAAGGTACAGGTACTTCCTGTCTCTGTAACAGCCATGAATCATCTGATTTTCTTGGCACAGACAGACGGTACTCGATTGTTGCACTGTAAATCATCCCAGCACTTCGGAGCTGCaagtacaaaaaagaaaaaagaaaaagtgagtcAGTGAATGCTACACaaaccaaaacctcaaagtgtTTACTGTAATGTGACCAATTATTCTTGATGGCTACAGATAGCTAACACTATGGTCACTGATAAGATACAAATCACTATCAAAAAGTAAATGAGGTAATACTGTGTGTGTTGCAAACAACCAATAGATTCAATGAAACCAAAGAATATCTGACTCAAAAAGACATTATTTGCTTGAGATACAGTATGCTATATCTGTCTGATATCTGGAGAACCActcatccaaacaacttcacactcaacCACACTTCTTCAGCAAAATACTCGCCgagtgtgaagtcgatcggatAAACTGTTGCCGAGAAACATGCAGGACATACAAACATGTGACTCCTTCCATTTTAGTTTGATAATCTCAACTATAAAATTGATCTGTAACACTCAAGTTCactccctttttttctttcacctctTATCTTTAGCATCACTCCTACAAAAATCACAATGTTGTTTTACCTGCATGATTCATGTGTAAGCAATTCTGCTTGCCGTGATAGTTATTTGGCTCTCCAGCACACCAGTTCAAGTAGTTGAAAGGTGTACCATCAATCCAGAACCATTGCTTCTCCTAgaagaatgaaaataattgaaTATATCATGAAATTAAAGGGTTTCaaagttaagataagataagataagataagataagataagataaaataaaataagataagccTTTGTTGATCCAGAGGAGAAATTCAAGTGTTacagaaaagtaaaaatgaaTAACAATTAGAAgtatatcaaataaaaacaagaatagaaataacagtaGAAACTATACAAAAGTGTTTAATTAAATTTACAGGGCAAGCgatatacatacagtagtaCTTAAACTATGTGATGAGTGGGATTAGTAGCCTCAAAGTCAGCAAagtataatagtaataataaccaGAATACTCTAGTAATGAAACACTAGTGTTTGTCTGCCTAGTATATAATgtaatacaataaaacaaaaacataatattgcatgAAAAAATCATATCtaatatattatatgtaatattaataagtattatGTAATTGGTGGTCAATATTTGCATCTTGTGCAAAGCTGAATAAAATACCTCCTGTGCATCAGAGCCTCCAATCCATGCTTGTTTGTACTCATGACTGGACATCAGTATCAGCCTCTGAATCTCATGGTACTCCATGACATTGTGAATGGATGCGAGGTTTCCACCCATGGACAGGCAGTTTTTCTACATTACAGGAGATaaatagacagacagaaagagagagaggagttgtCAAAGAAAGTAAGAAGGACGACACCAAGTCAGAAGACGAAGCCAAGTAACCAAATGTCCGCGTGTATGCAAACAAAATGGACATGTAGTAGAAGTGTCACTAACATTACCTCAGCTTGAGCCCAGGTCATGGCTATGGGAACGTAATAGAAACAGCGACCGTGGAACTCAGACCAACCACCGTCGCAAGATGTTGACCTCTTGACCAGGTGACTCTTAGCTGAGAACAAATATATAGAGTTTGGTGGTTAACGTGCAGTTTCAAGTTAGtctctacagtatatgtagaaCGTTTACATGACTTTATTAAATGCATTTAAGAACACAAgttaacacaacacaatacaacaAACTGTAACATAACAccacaatataaaataacacaatGCACGATGACATAGTATATcacaaaataatataacaacataagttaatataacacaatataatgtACTATAACAACATCATACAACATAAgacaatataaaataacatcaaataaGAAGAAGATAATATAACACACTAACATATAATATAGCATAACATGATGCACAATGAAATAACACAATATAGCACACAGTACTATAACATAAGTTAATGTAACccaataaaatataacaatacaTGGTATGATAAAAATAACGTGTGATATGCATAATATGATGCGTGAtgaaataacataatataacataagttaacataacataatataacataacaaaacatgatgcatgataaaacaatataacacaaaacaatatgacataaaataagttatattattacaatagaatataacaacataacacaacaaaataaaacataacataaaataacataacacaatataaaataacatgatataagttaacaaaacaaaatataacacactaacataacataatatagcATAACATGATGCATGatgaaataacataacataagttaacataacataatataatataacacaatgcgcgataaaataataaaacacaaaaattatGACATAAAATAAGTAGAATATAACAACataatttattacacggctgtgttgaatactcgattctgattggttaatcaggGCATTCTGCGGGCTGTTATTTCTTTgtagtagaccgttgctatgtataacagaccgttgctatgggcgcattTCTGATGTCGGACTTTTGCGgaccttttttgtgtcaaattattgatttcttcagtaagttgccgtgtaataagcagaataatgtgcagctagcgggtcattgttgtgaaagaatcccagtcagggcgatgagagaccacccgcggcatcgccctgtcggggattctttcacaacaacgatTCCATTATCTCTTACGTATAATCTATGAGGAGAAAATCTAAAAACCTCACCTGTTTTGTCACTTCCATTCCCGGATGTTTCCTCTGGAAGAGCTAGAAAGTTTGACACTGCAGTTATTGACTTGGATTGTTACCGTCTATTGACAAtaaatacatctatatatatatatatatatatatatatatataatactcaCCAGCAGCTCTAGTCAGAGCCATCATGGCACAAACAAGTGCAGACACAGTCAGCGCCTTCATGGTGAAGATGATGAGATGATGCAGATGCTGAAGATGATGGTTACCTTCAATACACAGAGACAGACTTGTTACTGGTACTTCTGTACTGACCGTCAGTCCAGTAAAGGAAAGTCAGAAGATCATAAGAAAGTCTGGAGCACGCCTACCGTTTGCCGTCTGTAGCTTCAGCCGTCCCGTGACGAGGTGCTGAACAAGAGGAAGACCAGCTTTTTTATACAGCTACTTATCTTATCATCTCTCAGAAAACAGGGAACTGAGGACAGatgtgtgacacacacacacacacacacacacacacacacacacacacacacacacacacacacacacacacacactgtcatacACAGAAGCAACATTATCAGAAATGCTATACTCAGAAACTTCATCAAGTTAAGAAATATGCCGCTGTGCTCTCTTGCTTGCTGCGGTCACCATTGCACTCTGACACTGTAATGTTCCAACTAAAttgtttataaaagtatacttttaagtgtactctaACAGTAGGAAGAGTAAACTTTGAGTATACAACTAGTCTACCTCTAAGTTTTATTTCATATTGCAACTATACCATTAGTatactgatagtttactagGTTTATACTtatagcccactttttagtttataaaagtacattttaaagtatactctcagtaaagtactagtttaatagtttttatccTGCAAGTATACgtgtatatacttgtagcccatttCACGAACGTGCACTTTAATGtgtactctcagtaaactactagtttaaagggactgtttgtaagaatcagaaatgtcttgttaacagcgacacctgtgtccgttaagtcaacaaaagtcagtgtcctgttgctggcgcttgtgctcgctctacatagacatgaaggagcatcgctcaacacagtgaggagacacacgtcagctaaaagcacaatatcactctatatttcagctgcttggcagtaatgttagctgaccagacaaaggtctctccatgaatcaatgctgatcctagtgttggcttttcctgcttcagcctcccgaccgcggccggagggaacgggggagacgccggagttttggtcggagacgataacgtttctctctgcggagccccgtcacttcacaagacacgggaaacctctgttggtctggaggagctgcagcagttatttctgcacaaacgtccactgaacattcactaaatattctcagagctaaactaactcttctgcagtgtggagtgagcagcatgcacgtgagagtggatcGAGAACGAGcatggtgtgtgagtgaaggcaggcagagtaGCAGAGTAGCAGAGgtgcagagtacagcagagactgcggtcctggagaccaaagctacggtctcctccgcgtcctccgaccgcggccaacactgtttaacagacgggcttcactagatacaaccaagaggttttggtgcttcactgtagtttgtgttggagtctgagtctgaacagcgtagccacacgcgagcgcgcatgggacaccgacccgcaatgatttatacgtgtaaaaagttacaaacagtcccttaaattttttttatcctgcaagtatacttatatatatttgtagccCACATTATACATTATATCACTGATACATTACAtcactctcagtaaactactagtttaatagtttttatacttttataagTACTTATAAGTATACAGTATTTGTacatacttgtagcccacttcaTAGCAGAGATTGGGACTCCAGTCTGCGACATGGACTCGAGTCGCGCTGaagtcgcacacacacacacacacacgcacacacacacacacacacacacacacacacacacacacacacacacacacacacacacacacagtgacttgagacttgcaaaacatgactttttttagttcataaaagtatattttgtatactttaacttatagtacttagccaaagattta containing:
- the LOC141760926 gene encoding type-2 ice-structuring protein-like — translated: MKALTVSALVCAMMALTRAAALPEETSGNGSDKTAKSHLVKRSTSCDGGWSEFHGRCFYYVPIAMTWAQAEKNCLSMGGNLASIHNVMEYHEIQRLILMSSHEYKQAWIGGSDAQEEKQWFWIDGTPFNYLNWCAGEPNNYHGKQNCLHMNHAAPKCWDDLQCNNRVPSVCAKKIR